tttcattctaaaaactgttggttaaattttatttttcttcaatttattttaaaatatattaaataatatatgaaaaaaaCAAACAAGCAAAGAgagatatattaattattattatttacgtTATTCatatatgttaatttatttaagttaaaaataaaatagacaCAGAAATTCTTATGAGATTGTTTCATTCACTCCGGAAATGACTGGGTCACCTCCTCTCAGGACTATATAACAATGAAACTGTTTCACATAAAACATACTAAAAATTGGAgaactataaaattttgaacaatagtataaactttattttattcgatatattttaaaattcattaattaataaaaaaatagaaatcaaacaaaaatgcaaatttcattattcttttatttaatttaaatttcattaaagatatatatttttttaaaaaaatagagtgTAAATTTCATTACAAAAAAGatgattaaattatattttctttaatttatttcataataCATTAATCACTTataacaaacaaacaaaaaacgtATATATTTTAACAAACTCCAATTTTTAATAGGTTTTAAATTCTATAGATTAATAGATGAAAAGCAAACAATATGTTTTAAATTCTATAGATTAATAGATGAAaagcaaacaaaaaataaacatgtatattttaaattccattaattaatagatgaaaagcaaacaaaaaaataaaaatgtattaatgattattattaaatgaatagatgaaaaataattattaaatgaattgatgaaaaacaaacaaaagataaacatgtattaatgattagtATTGAATgaagataagaatatttatataaattcacaatttatattagtatagatagatagataaaaaatcataattaataaaGATACCAaagtaaattcacaattgaagCGACATATTTATTGAAGTGACATAgtgacatatttatatataataaagtcATAATTAACAAGGGTGCCAaagtaaattcacaattgaatGGACATATTTATAGATACTAGGTAGGTGCACGTGCGATGCACGTGGAGATATATGTTTCAATAATTGTGCAATAAATATTATAGAGTAAGCAATTCATTGACAAAAGTTTTCAAACTAACCAATAAAGAGATAAATctatataataataagacatCGTGTCTATATAAGATATAGTATGATAATAATTTTCAGTTAAGATTGCAAACAACAAAACAAAAGATTACACAATGTACTAAGATCGTAGCAAACAACCTACGCAAAGCAATAGGCATGTGAAAACTTGATGCCTCATTTAAATACTCAAAATTACTCATCACTTTCTCATAGCCCCATACGTTGTGCTGCTTCCTTGAAAGTGAAACAAAATATTCCACGAACAGTGAGCAAATCAGAGTAGGACTTAGGGCCTCGAACACGAAGAAGTAATAAACGATGATAATACCTCTCACCTTCTGCTGGATTTGCCGAGTTAACACGTCCGATAACCTATCTTTGTTTCCTTGGTTTCCAAGTTCTAGTTGGTCGATCCCAAACAAAATGCTCTGGGAATTCAGAATATAAGAACTTTGTTGCTTCCACAATGTGCGAACAAGTCTTAAAAAATTCAGTCAACATAGTTTTGGAGACACATTCGGATGCCAACACATTGCCCAAGTTCTGGTAATTTGAGAAGGTGATCATGTGCTTGTCCAAGTAAATGTAGATGCAAATTGATAACTGCATGAGAGATTTCATTCAGATCAAATTCAAAAATGCGCCACACTGATTCTGGAGCAGACACCCAGCGAACATCCTGAAATGCTCGTATTTAATCTACAAAATGAGTTAGAACTATGTGGTGATAAATGAACACTTATTTTGTCATGGCCCTTGtaaatatatttgtataaatattttatagcCGTTAGCCCAGAACAAATTTCAACATTGATATGACAATCATAGCGATAGAGTAGATAAGAATTATAAGGAACAACCCATTGAGAATTCATTGTACAATTCCGAACCTCAACAGAGCGACCATCGTTTCTCTTCATGTACATATATAGGGTAACCATCAGATCGTTGAACAGAATGTTCTAAAAAATGGCGAGGATAATGGTTTTTGCATTTTCCATTAACCATAAATGAGCATTTTAAATTTAACGTGCCACAGGTCCATGCATCATATGTCATGAGACCAAACCAAACAATCGAGGAAAAACATCTTTATCTAGAAGCTCAACAACAACGTAAGAGTCGAACCTTTCAGGCGAGTTAATCTTATAATTAGATTGCAGGATAATAATCATATGACAATAAGGTAGACCTCGTTTCTGGAACTcgataacataaacataagcAAAAACAGGGCCAAATATATAGACTTTTTAAGAATCTGGTCCTTAAGATCAAGTAATTTTGCACGAAACACTCGAGAGACCAAATCTGGACGATCACGAGCATGCTGaccttcaaataaattttctcGAATCTCTTTCCGATCCGGATTGCAAGTCATCGTAATAAACAAGTCAGGTTTTCCAAATTTTTGAATCAATGCAATTGCATCAAGATATCGACGTCGCAAATCTCCTTGACCTCCTATGAAAGATGCTGGTAAAACAACACTGTTGCGCGACCTCACTCCCACGTGATTCACCATTGGCTACACTGTCAACCACACCCCGGTACAATTCCGACCTTATCTCACTTTGGTGCCTTCTGTAGTAATCTAATCTCGTTGTTTCTAGTTTAATGTACATATCAACAACAAATTGCTGCAGTAATTGACCACCATACAAGATTAACGAAGTGTTGCTGCCATGAATTTGCAACCTGTAACAATAGTACTCCCTACAAAAAACCATCCTATCATATTTTTCACAAACAATTGCATGaaacaaataaaatacacaCAAATTAGTTGCAtgacaaaaatataaatatatgcaGCCGACCATTATCTTGTTTGTTTGGGGGAAATTGCAAGAAATAATTACTAAAATTGAGTATGAGGTAAAAGATTAAAAACGCACCACGACTTTCACCAGCAATAATACGATCGAAGTAATTAACATCTGCAAGTGGTAGCACACTCTCATGCACGTCAACATGGGCATACTCATTTTTTACCTTCAGAATATTCTGCTGCCACCCATTGTCCCTATACGGGAAAAAAATGGATATTGCAAGGAATCATAATAACCATAataatgttgtatttgatggGTTTGACCATTATGACCACAAGCAACTATGTCCCTGTTATGTGGAATGTTAGCATCATCATTGCCTTCGACCCAAATAGCCGCAACTTGATCAGCGGATGGGCTGTCATAACATCTCTGGTCAACGAGAACATTTTTGGAAATATGCAATCTTAAGTTTATGATTGAAGAATACTGATTTATCCTCTTTAGAAGTTGTGCATAAGGGCTTACTTTCATTATGTCCATCAGCAAAACCATGAGTTCTCTGTCAACATAAGTGTCCGGGAAAACGGACATCCTATTTTCCAACTCATTATCGTTGTCCCAAAAATAAAGTTGGAAATACTTTGCACCATCCGAATTAGGTATAAGTGGTGGCAATGAATGAAAAATCTAGCCAGGCGCACGAAATGTGTATACCCCACGTTGAAGAGAAGTCAATTCCTTGTCAAGCCTAACCCCAAATGATGTGAAAGAAAAAACATTGTTGTACAATCGTACTTTACGACGGAATAAAATAGCCAAGGGAGACGATGGGTCCTTGAATAATTCCAGCAATGCAATCTGAGTAATAGGAGATGCCAATCTAATCTTACCACATGCGCAACAAGAAGATGGAGCTTCACAAAGGAATCTATGTGCGCCACATAATTGACATGAAGGAACCATTGGCAAGACACTGATACCAGCAATATCTCCTTCATTGTctgaattttaaaaagaaatgcAATTGGGGGAAAAAACCCACGTATTTCAGGTGCGAAAAAATAAACATAGGAAAaccgagaaaaaaaaaatccaagtaAAATAAAGGCACGATGAAAACAACAACAGATTACTTACAAATAGAAGAACACGTCAGAGGAACGGACACAATATGTGCTGTATGATGGAATTATACCATTGAACGACAGCAGCACATgcgataaaaaaatataaacagaTCAAAGGGGGAAAAACAATCCAATCGATGCAAATAAACATGGTGAAAATAACAAAGCagctagggatgtaaacgaacttaaccgtttgtgagctattcgaagctcgattcgataaaagctcgtttaatgaggctcgttaagataaacaaaccaaactcaagctttacagtattcggctcgttagctcgtgaacatgttcgttggtaagttaatgagtaatcttttagatgaaaaaataataattttgatatttgatttattgattttgcatattatttatgaaatatatagaaaaatctattaaatttatttattataataaatttacaaattttaataagaaaaatatatttttctttaaatatataatttactttttaattaatttaatgaaaatttaaatgtataattcatatttattaagtttgtttaggctcgataaaggcttgaataagctcgtaagccatgcatatattcgttaaataaagctcgagctcggctcgattataaacgaaccaagctcaaacattcaagagcttggctcggctcggctcgattacatccctaaaaGCAGCTAACCGTTGGAAGTAGATAAACCGGCACCACCAACACACCGAAATTGAGCAGCGCCGCTGCCAAATTAAAATGATTACATGAAACTCTTTAAGATAACACACATAGCTAAGAGGGAAAATAACGTTAGGAGAACACGTAGAAAATACAGGAACTCGGAAGATGCAAAGGGGAATCAACAAAGCAAGCAGGAGAGAAATGAAGAGAGCGAAAACACATACCCTGAGACAAATCCCAAGATGGCAGCCGGCCGTCTACCCTGAGCCATGAAAAGTAGAAGAACTAAAACCAAAATAACAGAGAGAAATTGAGGATCACATCGACATAAACAAATTGCAGGCGATAGAAATCGGTGAGTTTACTGGAAGGTGGATGAATTAACCCATCAACAGTAATGACCATGGTGAAGCAGTAATAGGAAAAGAAGAAACATAGGAAGAAAATAAATGAGAAGGAAATAAATGGACCCATATATCTATCAAATGGTAATAAGCAGCGAAAAAATTAATCCTCCATGAAGCCAAATTGCAAAATCTAGAAATATAAGGGTACATAGGGGAAAACACAATTGAAAGTGACATATATGTACTGTTAGATGTTAGAAATCttttatcatatttcaatatatatataatatatgattttattagtTCATATTTAACAATAAACTTGTTAAAAAATTTACTAAgaaatgtaaataaataatttttctgacataaaatttaaaaaagaaataggAATGTGTATTAATGTCCAAATCCATTTAAGATGGACAATGAATTACAAAAAAACTCTTAAAAAAACctattaatttaatttgctaacttaaattaacaagaaaatttaaataaataatttttttggcatAAAAATTAGGGAAGAAAGAGGAATGTGTATTAATATCCAAATTCATTTAAGATGGACaatgaattacaaaaaaaacCTTTAAGATAACCTATTAATTTATTTgctaacttaaattaaataaatgaacaaGGACATATAAAGAAATTCACAAATGAAAgtggtatatttatatgtatattagataatAGATATGTATATGCTAAAGATCGAGAAGCATATACCCAAGACTTACAATTTATACACAATACATACACCTACATAGTGGTTGGGTTTTAAGCAACAAAACTCATAAACAAGCATCAAAGATCATGTATTACTGAGATGTAAAGAGATTTGTGTACCTGTACTTTTGAATTCATGGCCTCCAGGTCTTCATACCGCGTTAGCTatcgcttttttttttttttttttgtaatttgttAGACCGAATTTTACCATGTGCTAAATCTCAGATAAAGtcgaattcttttttttttccgctCTTAAAAGACCTTCGCTTCACCAAACTTTAACCACTCAATGTCCCACCTACTGTTTCACTCTATATAATATAAGCCTACCTCTCCATTAATTTTGTCCAAAAACACTCTTCATTTTTTTATGTTCTCTATTTTTCACGACCTCAGTTCTTGATTTTCTATAAGAATCCAATATTACAGTTTCATAATACACTAGAATGTTGAAACTTGTATTGATCTTTACTGTTCTGCTTTCTCAGCATGTGTAATCCTATGCGCAATCATGTGCAACCTACAAATTTGCTAGTAACCAGGTTTTCAGTTCCTGCAATGATCTCCCATACTTGAACTCTTTTCTACACTGGGATTATGACCAATCTGCTCAAACAGTTAAAATTGCCTACAGACACGCGGGGGTTTCGTCCTCATATTGGGTGGCGTGGGCCATTAATTCAAATTCTCGAGGCATGGCAGGGGCTCAAGCACTTGTGGCTTTTCAGAAATCTGATGGAACAATGAGAGTTTACACCACACCTATCAATGGTTATCAGACTCGGTTACAGGAAGGGGATTTGAGTTTTCCAGTCTCAGATTTATCAGCAACGTATTCAGGAAATGCAGTTGTGATATTTGCTACACTAAAGCTTGATAATCTTAGCTCTACTGTCAACCAGGTGTGGCAAGAAGGTTTGATTTCAAGCGATTGTCCCCCCATTCTACTTCTGGACCTAATGTCCAATCCATGGGGACTTTAGACCTTATTTCAGGAGAGAGGGTACCAGAACAGGGGTCATAATCTcgaaaaaaaagagaagaaacaTGAGTTCTTAAATTCTTACTTAATAATATCAAGAAACCAGCCTAATTGTTGTACTCCAACTTGGTTAAACTGTAAACCTGATTGTGCTCAGTGAATATTCAGATTCA
The sequence above is a segment of the Primulina tabacum isolate GXHZ01 chromosome 6, ASM2559414v2, whole genome shotgun sequence genome. Coding sequences within it:
- the LOC142548972 gene encoding uncharacterized protein LOC142548972 → MAQGRRPAAILGFVSGGAAQFRCVGGAGLSTSNAHIVSVPLTCSSIYNEGDIAGISVLPMVPSCQLCGAHRFLCEAPSSCCACGKIRLASPITQIALLELFKDPSSPLAILFRRKVRLYNNVFSFTSFGVRLDKELTSLQRGVYTFRAPG